The proteins below are encoded in one region of Sphingobacterium sp. R2:
- a CDS encoding tol-pal system YbgF family protein, with protein sequence MSANVPIVRQVSQSAILIIILVWAVFIAFFTILFQKHGIFIGVVLFSGLFILLQQLIPSSHNKGMKAIKQKDFKAALEHFELSLDFFTRNAWVDKYRALTMLSASKMCYREMALCNIAFCYVQVGQAEKAKALYEEILKQYPDNGIAYYALNSINTFSNPAD encoded by the coding sequence ATGAGCGCAAATGTTCCTATTGTTCGGCAAGTATCCCAGTCTGCTATACTAATCATCATCTTGGTGTGGGCTGTTTTTATAGCATTTTTTACAATTCTATTCCAAAAACATGGAATTTTCATAGGTGTGGTTTTATTTTCTGGGTTATTTATTTTGTTGCAACAGCTTATTCCCTCAAGCCATAACAAAGGAATGAAGGCTATCAAACAGAAGGATTTCAAAGCGGCTTTAGAACATTTTGAGCTGAGTCTTGATTTTTTTACTAGAAACGCATGGGTAGACAAGTATCGTGCATTGACGATGTTGAGTGCCTCAAAAATGTGTTATCGGGAAATGGCACTTTGTAATATCGCATTCTGTTATGTGCAGGTCGGGCAAGCCGAAAAAGCAAAAGCGCTCTACGAAGAAATTCTGAAACAATATCCTGACAATGGGATCGCTTACTATGCACTAAACTCAATAAATACCTTTTCAAATCCGGCTGATTAA
- a CDS encoding alpha/beta hydrolase, translating to MRKILLSILILGTISCKTTSTIKKETIMQLTPKIKEILSHLEKIQVFQGKNPLDISRKSYDAMAQQLSGPKEAVFSIEEFNIPSKNHQIPVRLYRPKGKTSNSSAIIYIHGGWFISGGYETHDAIARKLSNETEAILLFVDYRLAPENPFPAGLNDCKDATAWLINNAKNLGIDVQKIGVIGDSAGGALATALSLELGSQLKFQVLIYPASDNSLSTASWINYKNGPILTRAWGLQAWNWYLKSKEDKTNPLAVPVLIKDFKETPETLVILAQHDPLRDEGEKLAQNMKNSEVSVEKSLYKDMVHGFMHMGILLPETQLATKEIAEFITKSLEK from the coding sequence ATGAGAAAAATTTTATTATCGATACTAATTCTGGGAACTATTTCATGTAAGACCACTAGCACAATCAAAAAGGAAACGATTATGCAACTGACACCAAAAATTAAAGAAATCTTAAGTCATTTAGAAAAAATACAGGTATTTCAAGGCAAAAACCCTTTAGATATAAGCCGGAAAAGTTATGATGCGATGGCTCAACAATTAAGTGGACCGAAAGAAGCTGTTTTCAGCATTGAGGAATTTAATATCCCTTCAAAAAATCACCAAATTCCTGTGAGATTATACCGCCCTAAAGGCAAAACATCAAATTCTTCTGCCATTATCTACATTCATGGAGGATGGTTTATTTCTGGTGGTTATGAAACTCATGATGCAATCGCTCGAAAATTGAGTAATGAAACGGAAGCAATCCTCCTTTTTGTCGATTACCGTCTCGCACCTGAAAATCCTTTTCCTGCAGGACTAAACGATTGTAAAGATGCTACAGCATGGTTAATCAATAATGCAAAAAATCTTGGAATTGATGTTCAAAAAATCGGTGTCATTGGCGACAGTGCGGGCGGAGCGTTGGCAACAGCCTTATCTCTCGAATTAGGAAGTCAATTAAAATTTCAGGTTTTAATTTATCCTGCCTCTGATAACTCATTAAGTACAGCTTCCTGGATAAATTATAAAAATGGTCCAATCTTAACTAGAGCGTGGGGATTACAGGCCTGGAATTGGTATTTAAAATCCAAAGAAGACAAGACCAATCCTTTAGCTGTTCCAGTTTTAATCAAAGATTTCAAAGAAACTCCAGAAACTCTGGTCATTTTAGCGCAACATGATCCATTAAGAGATGAGGGCGAGAAATTAGCCCAAAATATGAAAAATTCAGAAGTATCCGTTGAAAAAAGTTTATATAAAGACATGGTTCATGGCTTTATGCATATGGGAATTCTTTTGCCTGAAACACAATTAGCAACGAAAGAAATTGCTGAATTTATAACCAAAAGTTTAGAAAAATAA
- a CDS encoding response regulator, with amino-acid sequence MFKKVLIAEDHDTENFAVQVTLRDLGVVDPEYVYYCDHAFAWIKNAIRAGEPYDLLITDINFKDDGSDQEIQDGLSLIKAVKAIQQDIKVVVMTVQEITTVIHEMFKEKQIDGYVLKARRGREHLKEALQMVYQGRTYQSADNKKAVQDLNAFEFSQLDLQIVNLLYQGIPQYQMPEILKQLGAKASSLSTIEKRLNLMKESYGFTNNAQLIAHCRDAELI; translated from the coding sequence ATGTTTAAAAAAGTACTTATTGCCGAAGACCACGATACAGAAAATTTTGCAGTACAAGTAACACTGCGAGACTTGGGAGTAGTTGATCCCGAATATGTTTATTATTGTGATCATGCCTTCGCTTGGATTAAGAATGCTATCCGTGCCGGAGAACCATATGACCTACTTATTACCGACATTAATTTTAAGGATGATGGTTCTGATCAGGAGATTCAGGATGGACTTTCGCTGATTAAAGCAGTTAAAGCTATTCAGCAGGATATTAAAGTTGTTGTAATGACCGTGCAAGAAATCACGACAGTAATCCATGAAATGTTCAAGGAAAAACAAATTGATGGTTATGTTTTGAAGGCACGCCGCGGAAGAGAGCATCTAAAAGAAGCCCTCCAGATGGTGTATCAAGGTAGAACATATCAATCTGCAGATAATAAGAAGGCTGTCCAAGATCTAAATGCATTTGAATTCTCCCAGCTTGACTTACAGATTGTTAATTTATTATATCAAGGTATTCCACAATATCAGATGCCTGAAATACTCAAACAGTTAGGTGCTAAAGCTTCCAGCCTGAGCACAATCGAGAAGCGCCTTAATCTGATGAAAGAATCTTATGGTTTCACCAACAATGCCCAGCTAATTGCACACTGTAGAGATGCTGAGCTGATATAA
- a CDS encoding MFS transporter, with product MKKYAYTGALGFLAIITTEFGIIGIFPQIAEHYQIGIDKAGYLLGGFALAIALTGPFMTLLLSGFDRKKVMMIAIFIFLLTGIVSSFSPPFWLLMLLRILPAFLQPIYIATALSVAVSQGNKRNENELMTIVFSGVAIAMVTTVPFATYIANIFSWEYSFIVQAIISIVALLAIHFVLPAMPVRAKKSYGSQLKILKKPMFIVSTLMNFFMIAAWFSTYSYFADYLNKAKDMGGTMVSYMLFVFGIIGVFANWTAGKLLNKNITHTTVFFLSGTIIVPILLHFSGGNTMATILVIVLWGFLYSPSFLNASTYMISSAPEAMEFANSLATSFGNLGVTLGTTVGGLIIVSKGVQFTPWITVLFGMLAFFMIGLRSRLEKKPA from the coding sequence ATGAAGAAGTACGCATACACAGGAGCATTAGGCTTTTTAGCTATTATAACAACTGAATTTGGTATCATTGGTATTTTTCCGCAAATAGCGGAGCATTACCAAATCGGCATTGATAAGGCTGGCTATCTGTTGGGAGGATTTGCGTTAGCGATTGCGCTTACTGGACCTTTTATGACCTTGTTGTTATCAGGATTTGACCGAAAGAAAGTGATGATGATAGCAATTTTTATTTTTCTGTTAACAGGAATTGTATCGTCATTTTCACCACCATTTTGGCTATTAATGCTTTTAAGGATATTACCAGCATTTTTACAGCCTATTTATATCGCTACAGCTTTATCCGTAGCGGTTTCGCAGGGTAATAAACGGAACGAAAATGAATTGATGACTATCGTGTTCAGCGGTGTTGCCATTGCAATGGTAACAACTGTTCCGTTCGCTACTTATATTGCCAACATTTTTTCTTGGGAATATTCGTTTATAGTACAGGCTATCATCAGCATTGTGGCATTATTGGCTATTCACTTTGTATTGCCGGCAATGCCTGTGAGAGCAAAAAAATCTTATGGAAGTCAATTAAAAATATTGAAAAAACCGATGTTCATTGTAAGTACATTAATGAATTTCTTTATGATTGCGGCTTGGTTTTCCACTTATAGTTACTTTGCCGATTATCTAAATAAAGCCAAAGATATGGGCGGAACCATGGTCAGCTATATGCTGTTTGTATTCGGTATTATCGGTGTATTTGCTAATTGGACAGCCGGTAAACTATTAAACAAGAACATAACACACACAACTGTTTTTTTTCTTTCGGGGACTATAATAGTTCCTATACTCCTGCATTTTTCGGGAGGCAATACTATGGCTACAATTCTGGTAATCGTATTATGGGGTTTTCTATATTCTCCAAGTTTCTTAAATGCCTCTACTTATATGATTTCATCTGCACCAGAGGCGATGGAATTTGCCAATAGTTTGGCTACATCATTTGGCAACTTAGGCGTAACGCTAGGAACCACCGTAGGTGGTTTGATCATTGTGTCGAAGGGCGTACAGTTTACGCCCTGGATAACCGTTTTATTTGGTATGTTGGCTTTTTTTATGATCGGTCTAAGATCCCGATTGGAAAAGAAGCCAGCATAA
- a CDS encoding ATP-binding protein, which produces MKIVNRTSLVFTFSSAIILFLFAYAVYFFSELNRKEEFVDRLRYKIIWRAEFIFDAKVQENQIRKIHEQNKKLINEAQITVFDQQDKVVFADIGEQAYPNVRLESIKRSNFLTWEQGKELYMGLNYKFEGKPFFLIGHAYDVTGFAHMERLKNILITIYIVALFFIFFSSFLFARYILKPINYIIHQIKDVSEHNLSTRVSYSNAKDELSELIETFNNTFNRLEKSFNNQRHFVAIISHEFRTPLAAMIADLELAQQLNTNVDEYFTSIDRALLDAKEATVLSTALLDFARANYDSSQVNFEEIRLDEILLEAKIVVLEKNKDYRVSISFDADAAIDEEEIWVSANAYLLKVAFANLIENACKYSANHSAQVLLSRNNTIAQVQVKDNGIGIDSKDIPHIFDLFYRVAGTPSKEGHGIGLSIVQRIIEMHQGTVAVNSTLHVGTVFIVELKLAYPKELE; this is translated from the coding sequence ATGAAGATTGTCAATAGAACCTCCTTGGTATTTACGTTCTCGTCGGCTATCATCTTGTTTCTATTTGCGTATGCGGTTTATTTCTTTTCTGAACTAAATCGAAAGGAAGAATTTGTGGACCGGCTGCGCTATAAGATCATCTGGCGCGCAGAATTTATTTTTGATGCTAAAGTACAGGAAAATCAGATCAGAAAAATTCACGAACAAAACAAGAAACTGATCAATGAAGCGCAGATAACGGTTTTCGATCAGCAGGATAAGGTGGTTTTTGCCGACATCGGTGAGCAAGCGTATCCAAATGTTAGATTAGAATCGATCAAAAGGTCTAATTTTTTAACTTGGGAACAAGGTAAAGAATTGTATATGGGCTTGAACTATAAATTTGAGGGCAAGCCATTTTTCTTAATCGGACATGCGTATGATGTCACAGGCTTTGCGCATATGGAACGGCTAAAAAATATTTTGATAACGATCTATATTGTTGCCCTGTTTTTCATTTTTTTCTCCTCATTCCTATTTGCACGCTATATTCTGAAGCCAATCAATTACATTATACATCAGATAAAGGATGTATCCGAACATAACTTGAGCACACGTGTCAGCTATAGTAATGCGAAAGACGAACTCTCAGAACTTATCGAAACATTCAACAATACGTTCAATCGGTTGGAAAAATCTTTCAATAACCAGCGCCATTTTGTCGCCATTATTTCCCACGAGTTTAGAACACCTTTGGCTGCTATGATCGCCGACCTGGAATTGGCGCAGCAACTGAATACCAATGTGGATGAGTATTTTACCTCTATTGATAGGGCATTGCTCGATGCGAAAGAGGCTACGGTACTTTCGACAGCCTTGCTGGATTTTGCCCGGGCAAACTACGATAGTTCGCAGGTAAATTTTGAAGAAATCAGACTCGACGAAATACTGCTGGAAGCGAAAATAGTCGTCTTAGAGAAAAATAAAGACTATCGCGTGAGCATCTCTTTTGATGCAGATGCAGCAATCGACGAAGAAGAAATCTGGGTTTCTGCAAATGCCTACCTCTTGAAAGTGGCCTTTGCTAATCTGATCGAGAATGCCTGTAAATATAGTGCCAATCATTCTGCTCAGGTATTGCTCTCCAGAAATAATACCATAGCACAGGTACAGGTAAAAGATAATGGTATCGGAATAGACAGCAAGGATATCCCGCATATCTTTGATTTGTTTTACCGTGTGGCGGGTACGCCTTCAAAAGAGGGACATGGCATCGGCCTCTCGATTGTTCAGCGGATTATTGAGATGCATCAGGGTACCGTAGCGGTTAATTCAACGCTCCATGTAGGGACCGTATTTATAGTCGAACTTAAACTTGCCTATCCAAAGGAGCTTGAATAA
- a CDS encoding helix-turn-helix domain-containing protein has protein sequence MGKRKENSTNLMNESYIMESCDLTYAICKIGGRWKLLILCKLENGKLRFSELRNQINGITERMLTLQLREMEKDGLVKRTVYAEVPPRVDYELTEIAKELVPIWAKLSKWGAKHKVLVSESPI, from the coding sequence ATGGGAAAAAGAAAAGAAAATTCGACTAATTTGATGAATGAGAGTTATATCATGGAAAGCTGTGATCTGACTTATGCCATTTGCAAAATTGGTGGTCGTTGGAAACTGCTTATTCTTTGCAAATTAGAAAATGGGAAATTGCGTTTCAGCGAATTACGCAATCAGATTAATGGAATTACTGAACGAATGCTTACACTCCAATTACGTGAAATGGAAAAGGATGGCTTGGTAAAACGTACCGTTTATGCAGAAGTACCTCCAAGAGTGGATTATGAGTTGACAGAAATTGCCAAAGAACTGGTTCCTATATGGGCAAAATTGAGTAAATGGGGAGCAAAACATAAAGTTCTAGTAAGTGAAAGCCCCATTTAA
- a CDS encoding nuclear transport factor 2 family protein: protein MKTLAKTFAAAALIAVSTFAMAAEGPGAKATKVNINLSTADFALEHYVAVTTEGESSSVERLFAADFNQKIQAFNAQNHSRSEVVKLLKKQKGEHLNCAVSTAIIEESADYIVAKVTLKFENFTKTDLVTLERVGNDWKVSKSINSYK, encoded by the coding sequence ATGAAAACTCTAGCAAAAACATTCGCAGCAGCAGCTTTAATCGCCGTATCAACTTTTGCAATGGCAGCTGAAGGACCTGGCGCAAAAGCAACAAAAGTAAACATTAACCTTTCTACTGCAGATTTCGCTTTAGAGCACTATGTTGCAGTAACTACAGAGGGCGAATCTTCAAGTGTAGAACGATTATTTGCAGCTGATTTCAATCAAAAGATCCAAGCATTCAACGCGCAAAATCATAGCCGTAGCGAAGTGGTCAAGCTATTGAAAAAGCAAAAAGGAGAGCACTTGAACTGTGCAGTAAGCACAGCTATCATCGAGGAATCGGCAGACTATATAGTCGCTAAAGTGACTTTGAAATTTGAGAACTTCACCAAGACTGATCTGGTTACTTTGGAGCGTGTGGGCAATGACTGGAAAGTATCCAAATCGATCAATTCGTATAAGTAG
- a CDS encoding ATP-binding protein, producing the protein MKKVNSYYELAYDLLDAGKSDSSFYLFEKAKQTFLDNKDSLGVAKCLVNMAITQREKGDLFGAQETSLEALKYLDKNKPNNRIYLSTNYNNLAMSSHSLQDYKSALEFFDLAIIFSDDSLNTNIFLNNLALSYMQLDDFDSAVKIYQKVIQKVKSDPKSYARVLSNLAIAKWKRSKDYNPVPELRKALLIREKESDLWGENSSYAWLSDYYQDRKLDSSLYYARKQFSIAKQINSGDDQIKAIERLIKVISPDSVTLYFNQYKLISDSIQQARAAAKNQFALIRYEVEKNKADNLRLEKENAEKQNRLVRQRAITGASIFLLLLAVGGGALWYKRRKQRLELEAQNRVKETQLHLSKKVHDVVANDIYHVMTEVEYRDDLDREVLLDKLEIIYNQSRDISHNVEQRPTVEVPYNEQISTLLKPYGSNSRRISIVGIDAEQWSDVSKRIREEIKHILQEFMVNMKKHSGAERVVVRIEKSDQQLKIFYKDNGVGLPAERPQGKGMANTVSRIESLGGGVIFVSEPGEGLSITVNIPLI; encoded by the coding sequence ATGAAAAAAGTTAATTCTTATTATGAATTAGCTTATGACCTTCTTGATGCTGGAAAATCGGACTCTTCATTTTATCTATTCGAAAAAGCAAAGCAAACCTTTTTAGACAATAAAGATAGCTTGGGCGTTGCAAAATGCTTGGTAAATATGGCGATCACACAACGAGAAAAAGGAGATTTATTCGGTGCACAAGAAACATCATTGGAAGCACTTAAATATTTGGACAAAAACAAACCTAATAACCGTATTTATCTTAGTACTAATTATAATAATCTAGCTATGTCATCTCATAGTTTGCAGGACTACAAAAGTGCATTAGAATTTTTTGATCTTGCAATAATCTTTTCAGACGACTCATTAAACACTAACATTTTTTTAAATAATTTGGCATTAAGTTACATGCAGTTAGATGATTTTGATTCTGCAGTAAAAATCTATCAAAAAGTTATTCAAAAGGTCAAGAGTGATCCCAAATCATACGCCCGAGTATTATCTAATTTAGCTATTGCCAAATGGAAAAGATCAAAAGATTATAATCCCGTACCTGAACTCCGAAAAGCACTGCTTATAAGAGAAAAAGAATCGGATTTGTGGGGGGAAAACTCGAGTTATGCATGGCTTTCTGATTATTACCAAGATAGGAAGCTAGATTCCTCTCTATATTACGCTAGAAAGCAATTCTCGATTGCAAAACAAATTAATAGTGGTGATGATCAGATTAAAGCTATAGAACGATTAATTAAAGTCATTAGTCCAGATTCCGTGACATTGTATTTTAATCAGTATAAACTTATCTCTGACAGCATCCAACAGGCCCGAGCAGCCGCCAAAAACCAATTTGCGCTGATCCGTTATGAAGTTGAAAAAAATAAAGCCGATAACCTGCGGCTGGAAAAAGAAAATGCCGAAAAGCAGAACCGCCTAGTTAGACAGCGCGCCATTACCGGCGCAAGTATCTTTTTACTCCTACTAGCTGTTGGTGGAGGGGCGCTTTGGTACAAACGACGCAAGCAACGTCTTGAACTGGAAGCACAGAATCGGGTTAAAGAAACGCAGCTTCATCTTTCAAAGAAGGTACATGATGTTGTAGCAAACGACATTTATCATGTGATGACGGAAGTTGAATATCGAGATGATCTGGATCGTGAAGTGCTGCTTGATAAATTAGAAATTATTTACAACCAATCGCGGGATATCTCACATAACGTTGAGCAACGGCCTACCGTTGAAGTTCCATATAATGAGCAAATTTCTACATTACTTAAGCCCTATGGCTCGAACAGTCGTCGTATATCGATCGTTGGAATTGATGCTGAGCAATGGTCCGATGTCAGTAAGCGCATTAGAGAAGAAATAAAACATATACTACAAGAGTTTATGGTCAATATGAAAAAGCATAGTGGGGCCGAGCGGGTCGTCGTGCGCATTGAAAAATCTGACCAACAGCTTAAAATTTTTTATAAAGATAATGGTGTTGGCCTACCAGCAGAAAGACCTCAGGGAAAAGGTATGGCGAATACGGTTTCCCGTATTGAAAGTCTAGGTGGCGGAGTTATCTTTGTCAGTGAACCGGGAGAAGGGCTCAGCATTACTGTCAATATCCCATTAATATAA
- a CDS encoding Dabb family protein, with protein MKRKDFILTLGTAGVMSFAATSLIAKEKKAKTKKVYFHYLLFWLKPDLSAEQVEEFKQFFEGLKKLPYVKNVRYGKPAASSPRAVLDNSFTYNASMEFATLEELEAYGKLPGHLALVAKYKPYFERMVVHDTVYEF; from the coding sequence ATGAAAAGAAAAGATTTTATCCTTACACTAGGTACCGCCGGTGTCATGAGCTTTGCGGCAACCTCTTTGATAGCAAAAGAGAAAAAAGCGAAAACAAAAAAAGTGTATTTCCACTATTTGCTTTTTTGGCTAAAACCTGACTTGTCTGCTGAACAGGTAGAAGAGTTTAAACAGTTTTTTGAAGGTCTTAAAAAGCTTCCTTATGTCAAAAATGTACGTTATGGTAAGCCAGCTGCTTCTTCCCCAAGAGCGGTATTGGACAACTCGTTTACCTACAATGCATCCATGGAATTTGCGACATTGGAGGAACTAGAGGCTTATGGTAAACTACCGGGACACCTCGCCCTTGTCGCTAAATACAAACCCTATTTTGAACGGATGGTGGTGCACGATACGGTTTATGAATTCTAA